Sequence from the Tursiops truncatus isolate mTurTru1 chromosome 18, mTurTru1.mat.Y, whole genome shotgun sequence genome:
CCTCAGAATCTGTGGCGGGCCAAGCAGTGAGAAGCAGTGGGAAAGACAGGAAGCTTCGCTATTTCAGACGTGAGCATTTTCAGCGGGATGTCTCATGCAGTCTTGACTTGTCACAAATCCAATTTCTTCAACTGCTCATATGTCACAAAGAACTGCAGGTATTAGTTAAGGCTGACATTTTATGCCATCTTAACCCTAACGCATCAAAACAGACCCACGAATAGCACACCTCCTAACAAATATTTCTGGGCAGACCACATGCCATGGACATGATTAAACACGAGGGGCTCCACCCTCAACCACCCCAAGAGATCTCCCCATTAACCTTCCCAAGATCAGCTTGGAAGAGACAGACCACAACGGAGACACATAAATCCCCTGCATCAGCTCCAAAAGCTTCTAAGATTACATCCACACTGCTAGCTTTTCTGACTTTTAGGAAGACTTCACAGAACAGTAAATtctgtgagaaagagaaagagcaacCTCGGGGAGTTCTCCTCTAGGGCTGCCAGTAGGCAAGCTTGCCTGGGAGGGAGGCGCAGATAAACAAGGATGGTGCAAACTGACATCCCCTCCTTTATAATTCTGTCCTTTCATTTCTAATGAActgtctcttccttcctgcctcccactTTGGCATAGAGGGAAAAGTGCTAGTCAGCCAAGTAATTCTGGGGCTGATTCCTGTCTGTCCTTAGGCGCTCTCTGAAATAAGCATTCTAGAACACGGCTGCCAAGCCACATCCTTCCCAAGGGTGGCtagggactgaaaaaataaacaagtaaataaatccTTGTCTCTCCTCTCTCGGAAATCATAAgcactctcagctcctagagcaGAGTCTAAAGAAAAGTTTTTATTGCTACCATTGCCTTTCAATATCACCACCATTAAGCCACGTTTCACAGTGCCTAGCAGAGACTTTATACCTcctgaaaaagaaactgaatagtTATTTCTTGAATCAGAGGCACAGAATAAGAACCTACTTCTAAATTCTAATTAATAACGTGACAGTTTATATAAACAACATTCTTCAGCTGTATCTTTTTTCAGATCTACTCCAACAGAAAAGGATACAATAATATTCCAAGGACCAAGTCTCAACCAATTTGGCCAAAACCCTTTATATAGAGCAAAAAACCCTTCATTCTTCCATGTCTGTTAtaagggaggggggaaaaaagttaaCGTCCAACTTTCCAATTATGTCAAATATGCATTAATAATTAGTAGCCAGACTGAActgatacatttttcttaaaaacaaaattctatttGGAAGGactatctaagaaatcattgcccactgcctctcttctttctttaaaggTTTCTGCATAGGTGAAGACAAAGGCTCTGTACCAAACTATCCCACACCCAAAGCAAACAGCAGTTGGATAAGAAATGAGATTTAATTCCAACTAGAGTCTATTGCCTCCTTGCCATGTGGGCTTACAGCAGGTCAGAGATAAAAAAAGGAGGCAATGGCAGTAAAGACGTAATTCAGAGTACCACTATTTCATGTTGTTGGATAGATAACATTAAGTGTCTTTGCTTCATTAAAGCAATATTTGAAGTCTAGGGATGCGCCAGCATCACGCCGGTAAACAGCAACCACAAACGTGGTCCCTCATCTTTGGCTGCCGGCAACCCAGCAGGGGAGACAGTCACAAACTTTCATCTACGCAGGAACAGTAGGCCCAATTATTTAAACTGAGAATTAAGGTTAAGATTCATGTGTTCCTTTGAGAGATGTCTGAATGAAGGATGTTCATTCCAGTTTGACTCAACAGGAAGGTGATACATTCTGGAAGGAGACACAGTTCTACTACAATCACAGGAAATATGACTATTTTCTCACGCTTCACAGCAGAGCAGAGatataagaaaaatgaactttcatttctaaatattcatttagattttgtatttaaaacattAGCCCCTGTGTGGCAAAAACTCTGTACCATCTCAAGACTTTAGAGCATCACTCGTCTTAGTTATTTTAGCCCTCAAAATTCAGATACTCCGttggttaaataaatataaatacaaatatatatttggggGCCTGTTTCACGGATTGAAGCAATCCACTAGAATGTTGAAGACTAACTTAAATAAATGTGCTTACTTCACCAGTGTCCCTTATTATTATACTAACAAGGTTTTATTATTATGTCTAtacttattattataaatgtatatgatgTTTCTACCTAACATtactccaggcactgtgctatttTGTAGGTATGATCTCAATGATTTTTATAATAATCCTGTGATGTAGGTGCTATTATTTATTGTCCCATTTCACTTGTGAGGAAACCGAGGTGTAGAGTCTGTACCTTGACCAAAGTCACACGATTACAAACGACAGAATCACAGGTTCGTCAGGCTCTAAACCCTTGTGTTTTTAAATCCTGAAAAGAAACTCTTCAGAAGGCAACGTGGAAGCCAATGAGCCACGAAAGGCATTCACAACAGCGTACAGATGGACATCCCCGCTCACCTGTAACAAGCAATCCAGGGAACCTGTGTAGCCAGGGCATCTGCCATCTCGAAGGACTCTCTGATTCATCATACGTGTTCTCACCACATCAACAGGGTTTGAGGCCAGGGCCCCCGCCAGCCCACAGGTGAAGCTTGAGCTATAAAGAAGAGACCgtttgaaaaataagaagtttaaTACCCCTGAGCTGCAGCCCCTACTATCAAGGGCAGGAAACAGCCTCCTCCCAAACTAGGTTAAAGTAACAGGTAACAAGATGGAATATATGAGAATGAGGCCCTTATCTAAAGAGCTGCACAGACTTCTTAAACACCAGCATTGTTTATACTGGCTTATAAATTCCAGCCTCGGCTAAGAATAGTTTTGAGGTTCTGGAATGTCAACGAATCATAGAAACAGGAAGGAATGTCCTCCAAGGACGATCTATTGCATCTATCTATTCACCTACAAATAGGCATCAGAGTAATTTTAGCCATCTCATAACTACATTGCTCTTAGAGATCAGAGAAAAAATTTCCTCACTGTAATGTGATGCCCACCAGGGCCCTGGGTTCTACTAAACTTTCAGTCACAAGACTACCATAGACCAGCCCTGGTATCAACTAACACAGAGTAGGGTTTCACAACTTCAGCACTACTAACATTTTGGAACAGAGAACTCTTTGTTGTGGATGTCTGTCCTGCGcactgtaagatgtttagcagctcGCTGGCCTCCACCCAGTAGATGTCATTAGCACATAAGAATCAGAACAGTCTCCGAAACGGCCAAatgtcatagaaacagagagtcaAAAAGTGGCTACCAGAGCTTGGGGTTGGGAAGAAGTTGGTAAAAGCGTACAAAAATGTCAGTTAtgagatgaataaggtctgaggatctaatgtataacacgGTGATTATGGTTGACAACACAGTAttatatacaatttaattttgctacgagagtagaatttaaatgttttcacaCAGATATAAaatgatggatgtgttaattaactcgatgagggtaatcatttcataatgcatACGTGTATCTAACCATATTGTGCACTTTAAGTATCTTACAATTCTACTtgacaattatacctcaataaagcagaaaaataaaaaatataaaaataaaaagcaagcaagAGAATGCCAAGCATGATCATAGCTGTATAATAAAGCACATGTAATATACTTTTGCAGACATATTTGCATATGCATAGAAAACACCTGAAGGTACATAATCAAACAGTTAACAATGGCTACCTACGTAAAGGGGTAAGGACATACTTTTTCCTGGTTTACTTCCgtattataatttttcaaatatgagaatataatacttttataataaactttctttaaaatgtctataaATTTGCAGCAAAGTTCTACCCTAAGCTCATGCAtacctaaaatattaatttttttaaaatccataaacATACAGGAAATGGGTATACACAGTGTCTCCCATCAAGCCCGAGAGAATAAGATGCTTCTTGGTGAGGTCGTAGACCGGCAGCTCCACACCAACAACAATAGCGGCCCTCTGAGCAGTAAGGGACACGCCCTgggtaaaaatatcaataataacaaGTCAGATATGTCTCCCCTACAAACTATGGccaatttttacattttcctgCTGGTAGGTAGAAATGTAGAGTGAAAGAGTAGAAAAATGCAGACGGTAAGAAGTCAGAAGCCCCAAAGTCTAATTCTGATTCTGGCACTAACTGTACGACCTTGACCAGGACGAGTCACCTCTCAGAGCTTCCGGTTTCCTTGTATGTATGGAGAGGATCGGACTGGATGACCTTTAGGGTCTAATCTATGAGATGACAGTCCCTAGAATACTAGGAAACAGCATTCCATACCAGCGCTTGCCTAACAGTCTTTACTTAAGAGCCATGAAACCATACAGATCAAAAAATCCAATGTAACTATAACCTCTTCTCCATAAGAacttaggggggaaaaaagcaaacaaatcaaGTATTCAACCCTCACAGAATTTCTTATATATGAATTTTTCGAAAGGTACTTTAAAATCACGACATCCTCCTTATGTAAAATCATGACATTTTCacttttacagattaagaaaattAAGGAAGAAGATCTCTGCAAGGGCAGATGTCATTCTTCTTCCTTTACTCCATTATACcatttggattaaataaaataataaaaataggaaaaataactttttttaaaaatgggaagaactAAGTCAGTTGGGTCTGTTTTTGAAGCTTACCTTCCAAAGTCCTCTTGTTCCCTCTTGCTGGTAAATGTGAATGAAGTTGCCTATCATTCCTCCTTGAAGGGAGCTATTTTGTGCTTGCATCCGAATCTAGAAATTAAAGACTAACGTGAGAAAGAAACTAGCATGTTTCTCCACAAatgcagacttaaaaaaaaaaaaaaattcaatttgttGTTTAGtgatcattaaaagaaaaaaaactgtcatatAACTATTACTACAATGCTAGTTTAAATTTATCAGGATTGGTTCTTAGGCACTTTAGAATCAACAAAAAGCATCTAGTAGAGTCCAGTCTTGCATGCAGTAGCTCGTTAAGtgtcaaaaagaaattttttttaaatagtcttttaaaaaggaaagaaaatggcatATCTCCCTCTAGGTTACTAAGTAGGAAAGAGAGAATATCATGGTTAATTCTAAAGATTTATCATAATTTATGAGTATCCAGTGTACCTGGCAGCACTAAGCATTGGTAAGCACATTTCTTAAATTAGTTACTCCAAGCCCTATTATTTCCAACCAGCCAAACCCTAAGGTACACAGACGTGCTGGCCAAAGGATGGCTGTGTGATGTCCCTCACACTCTGTTACACGGGAACTTACAAGTGAACTTCACAACTGCCATGGAATTCACATGACCAATATTCcaacataaaaataatgtttgatgTAGCTctgcatttttaagaataaaaagggaCTTCTCACTAAAAAACTGGTACCTTATTTTGGTTTAGGGAGCACATGCATTACCCTCTAATTCTACAGAGAACTGTTACTGCCAGGCTAACGTGAGAAAACAAAATGCAGGAACCGCCTTTCCACAGCCCTGATACAGCTTTAAGAGGTTAACAGGAGTGCGGATATTCTTCTCTAGCAATTCTACCCCAGCACAGGGTAAACTCAGGGCAAAAGGGCCTGGTCCTTCTATTCACACCGCGTGTAACTGTAGTGCACCCAACACCCTGCTGCATGCAATGTTGATGTTGTCAGAATCTCCTGTTAGACTGAAAGCTGAAGGCGGGGTCCTTGCCTGACTCACTTTTGGATTCTAAGCATATAGCACACCAACTGGTGCAAGGCAGAAGCACAGTGAATGCTGCTTAAATaatgggggaaagaaaaagaatgagggaaggaaaggaatatCTTCAGAGGGTGTGACCAATAACTCACAcctgattttgattttctttaattagttAGTCCCTTGCCTTATTACAAAAAGGATTTAAGGAGGCTGTATCCCTGGTATTGTTGATAAGGTCATCTAATGCGTTATGTCTAATTGTagttatgtaaatattttcattactattTCCTGAAATCAAATTAGTGGAAAACGTAACGCCTTCAGAAACGGTCACCAACAAGCTGCCTAGACTGCTGTAAAGCTTGCAGtccatctattttattttagttttcattttttggctgcgtcgtgTGGCTTtcgagatcttagttcccggaccagggactgaacccgcaccctcagcagtgaaagtgccaagtcctaaccactggaccaacggGAAATTCCCAACAGCCCATCTATTTTAATGAACCAATAAAAACAAGGGAGATtttcaatgaaaaatgaaattcaaatgcaTCTAagcctaattttcttttttctggttaaTCACCAAAACCTCCAAAGTCTCCAAAAATGGGTCCTACTTGTGAGCTTATCTGTATCACTGGGAAATCCACCTAGTGCATGTTTCTGAGTCTTCACGGCACTAAAACTGTAAAGATTCACACATACACAGTATATGTTACATTCACAGATTTTCATTATCTGTACGTTGATTACAATAAGAAAATGCGGCGTATGCCTGTAAAACATAGATAGCACTGCTTACTTTCAAAACATCAGTTGGATTAGCAATGGTTGAGGATATGACTCCAGAGAGAATTCCACAGACCACATTTATCAGCAGGgtttcatctgcaaacaaagacatgTTATTTGATTCTTCGTATGTACAGGACTCTTCATATGAGTAACTCATGTATAGGTGTAATTCACTTACACATCACTTGTTCATTTAAGAGACGAAAGAAATACATGCTTAATGAATCAAGTAATTTTCAAAGGATTAGGGATTTTGCTGGCTGAAGGGATTTTGCTCAGCAAAATTTCTTGACACCTAAAAAGGAATGTGAACTATCACGCAAGAGTAACCATGGGAATCATCATGGAAGTGAACCATAATTCACATTTGTGTGTAAGTACAGACCACTGTAATTAAGACGAGGTCGTACACCAACTGGTAGGAGAATAAAAGATACCCTCCTATGAGATAAGGtggagataaaattttaaagcacatcACACATATTTAATTTGAAATGTACTGAAGCACTTTTCAAACATCTTTGCTCCTGGCTCACTGCGCTCATAGAACAGTGACTAGTGCTTATCTCTTTGTAAAAAAGACAGAAACTTGTAGGGATTAAAGCAAAGTCGAATAATCAACCAGCAAGAGAACATCAGAACTCAGAGCTCTTAATACTAAGA
This genomic interval carries:
- the SLC25A30 gene encoding kidney mitochondrial carrier protein 1 isoform X3; this encodes MSALNWKPFVYGGLASITAECGTFPIDLTKTRLQIQGQKNDANFKEIRYRGTLHALVRIGREEGLKALYSGIAPAMLRQASYGTIKIGAYQSLKRLFVERPEDETLLINVVCGILSGVISSTIANPTDVLKIRMQAQNSSLQGGMIGNFIHIYQQEGTRGLWKGVSLTAQRAAIVVGVELPVYDLTKKHLILSGLMGDTVYTHFLSSFTCGLAGALASNPVDVVRTRMMNQRVLRDGRCPGYTGSLDCLLQISNSGIIDV
- the SLC25A30 gene encoding kidney mitochondrial carrier protein 1 isoform X4; this encodes MSALNWKPFVYGGLASITAECGTFPIDLTKTRLQIQGQKNDANFKEIRYRGTLHALVRIGREEGLKALYSGIAPAMLRQASYGTIKIGAYQSLKRLFVERPEDETLLINVVCGILSGVISSTIANPTDVLKIRMQAQNSSLQGGMIGNFIHIYQQEGTRGLWKGVSLTAQRAAIVVGVELPVYDLTKKHLILSGLMGDTVYTHFLSSFTCGLAGALASNPVDVVRTRMMNQRVLRDGRCPGYTGSLDCLLQLKKLDL
- the SLC25A30 gene encoding kidney mitochondrial carrier protein 1 isoform X5, whose product is MSALNWKPFVYGGLASITAECGTFPIDLTKTRLQIQGQKNDANFKEIRYRGTLHALVRIGREEGLKALYSGIAPAMLRQASYGTIKIGAYQSLKRLFVERPEDETLLINVVCGILSGVISSTIANPTDVLKIRMQAQNSSLQGGMIGNFIHIYQQEGTRGLWKGVSLTAQRAAIVVGVELPVYDLTKKHLILSGLMGDTVYTHFLSSFTCGLAGALASNPVDVVRTRMMNQRVLRDGRCPGYTGSLDCLLQQKCSS
- the SLC25A30 gene encoding kidney mitochondrial carrier protein 1 isoform X1; translation: MSALNWKPFVYGGLASITAECGTFPIDLTKTRLQIQGQKNDANFKEIRYRGTLHALVRIGREEGLKALYSGIAPAMLRQASYGTIKIGAYQSLKRLFVERPEDETLLINVVCGILSGVISSTIANPTDVLKIRMQAQNSSLQGGMIGNFIHIYQQEGTRGLWKGVSLTAQRAAIVVGVELPVYDLTKKHLILSGLMGDTVYTHFLSSFTCGLAGALASNPVDVVRTRMMNQRVLRDGRCPGYTGSLDCLLQTWKNEGFFALYKGFWPNWLRLGPWNIIFFVTYEQLKKLDL
- the SLC25A30 gene encoding kidney mitochondrial carrier protein 1 isoform X2 gives rise to the protein MSALNWKPFVYGGLASITAECGTFPIDLTKTRLQIQGQKNDANFKEIRYRGTLHALVRIGREEGLKALYSGIAPAMLRQASYGTIKIGAYQSLKRLFVERPEDETLLINVVCGILSGVISSTIANPTDVLKIRMQAQNSSLQGGMIGNFIHIYQQEGTRGLWKGVSLTAQRAAIVVGVELPVYDLTKKHLILSGLMGDTVYTHFLSSFTCGLAGALASNPVDVVRTRMMNQRVLRDGRCPGYTGSLDCLLQFFVTYEQLKKLDL
- the SLC25A30 gene encoding kidney mitochondrial carrier protein 1 isoform X6; the protein is MSALNWKPFVYGGLASITAECGTFPIDLTKTRLQIQGQKNDANFKEIRYRGTLHALVRIGREEGLKALYSGIAPAMLRQASYGTIKIGAYQSLKRLFVERPEDETLLINVVCGILSGVISSTIANPTDVLKIRMQAQNSSLQGGMIGNFIHIYQQEGTRGLWKGVSLTAQRAAIVVGVELPVYDLTKKHLILSGLMGDTVYTHFLSSFTCGLAGALASNPVDVVRTRMMNQRVLRDGRCPGYTGSLDCLLQ